Proteins from one Peromyscus eremicus chromosome 8a, PerEre_H2_v1, whole genome shotgun sequence genomic window:
- the LOC131916054 gene encoding olfactory receptor 2T29-like isoform X1 encodes MNIITWMSNYTGQSDFNLVGFFSQSKHPALLAVVIFVVFLMALSGNALLILLIISDTRLQTPMYFFISQLSLMDMMYISVTVPKMLMDQVLGSHKISAVACGIQMFLYVTLAGSEFFLLATMSYDRYVAICHPLRYPVLMNRRVCLLLMSVCWFLGSLDGFMFTPVTMTFPFCGSHEIHHFFCEVPAVTKLSCSDTWLYETLMYLCCVLMLLIPVTVISSSYSFILLTVIRMNSAEGRKKALATCSSHMTVVILFYGAAVYTYMLPASFHTPEKDMVVSVFYTILTPLLNPLIYSLRNKNVTEALKKLLGVAPLFQETVK; translated from the coding sequence ATGAACATCATTACCTGGATGAGCAACTACACTGGACAGTCAGATTTCAACCTGGTGGGATTCTTCAGTCAGTCCAAACATCCTGCCCTGCTTGCTGTGGTCATATTTGTGGTTTTCCTGATGGCCTTGTCTGGGAATGCCCTCCTGATCCTTCTGataatctctgacacccgcctcCAAACACCCATGTACTTTTTCATCAGCCAGTTATCTCTCATGGACATGATGTACATTTCTGTCACTGTGCCCAAGATGCTCATGGACCAGGTCCTTGGGAGCCACAAGATTTCAGCTGTAGCCTGTGGGATACAGATGTTTCTCTATGTGACACTAGCAGGTTCAGAATTTTTCCTCTTGGCTACCATGTcttatgaccgctatgtggccatctgccatCCACTCCGTTATCCTGTTCTCATGAACCGTAGAGTGTGTCTCCTCCTGATGTCTGTCTGTTGGTTCCTGGGATCCTTGGATGGCTTTATGTTCACTCCTGTCACCATGACCTTCCCATTCTGTGGATCCCATGAGATCCATCACTTTTTCTGTGAGGTCCCTGCTGTGACAAAGCTCTCCTGTTCAGACACCTGGCTGTATGAGACCCTCATGTACCTGTGCTGTGTGCTCATGCTTCTCATTCCTGTGACAGTCATATCAAGCTCCTATTCATTCATCCTCCTCACAGTTATCAGGATGAACTCGGCAGAGGGCAGGAAGAAGGCCCTGGCCACCTGCTCTTCCCACATGACTGTGGTCATCCTCTTCTATGGTGCTGCTGTCTACACCTACatgctccctgcctccttccacaCCCCTGAGAAGGACATGGTTGTGTCTGTGTTTTACACAATACTCACCCCTCTGCTGAACCCACTAATCTACAGTCTTAGGAATAAGAATGTCACGGAGGCTCTGAAGAAACTGTTGGGTGTGGCACCCCTCTTTCAAGAAACAGTAAAATAA
- the LOC131916052 gene encoding olfactory receptor 2T29-like — translation MDITTWMSNYTGQSDFTLVGFFSQSKHPALLAVVIFVIFLMALSGNALLILLIHSDTRLHTPMYFFISQLSLMDMMYISVTVPKMLMDQVLRSHRISAAACGIQMFLYLTLVGSEFFLLAAMSYDRYVAICHPLRYPVLMNRRVCLLLMSVCWFLGSLDGFMLTPVTMTFPFCGSHEIHHFFCEVPAVTKLSCSDTWLYETLMYLCCVLMLLIPVTVISSSYSSILLTVHRMNSAEGRKKALATCSSHMTVVILFYGAAVYTYMLPASFHTPEKDMVVSVFYTILTPLLNPLIYSLRNKNVTEALKKLLGVEPLFKKQ, via the coding sequence ATGGACATCACCACCTGGATGAGCAACTACACTGGACAGTCAGATTTCACATTGGTTGGATTCTTCAGTCAATCCAAACACCCTGCTCTGCTTGCTGTGGTCATATTTGTGATTTTCCTGATGGCCTTGTCTGGGAATGCCCTCCTGATCCTTCTGATACACTCTGACACACGcctccacacacccatgtacttttTCATCAGTCAGTTGTCCCTCATGGACATGATGTACATTTCTGTCACTGTGCCCAAGATGCTCATGGATCAGGTCCTTAGGAGCCATAGGATCTCAGCTGCTGCCTGTGGGATACAGATGTTCCTGTACCTGACACTAGTAGGTTCAGAATTTTTCCTCTTGGCTGCCATGTcttatgaccgctatgtggccatctgccatCCACTCCGTTATCCTGTCCTCATGAACCGTAGGGTGTGTCTCCTCCTGATGTCTGTCTGTTGGTTCCTGGGATCCCTGGATGGCTTCATGCTCACTCCTGTCACCATGACCTTCCCATTCTGTGGATCCCATGAGATCCATCACTTCTTCTGTGAGGTCCCTGCTGTGACAAAGCTCTCCTGCTCAGACACCTGGCTCTATGAGACCCTCATGTACCTGTGCTGTGTGCTCATGCTTCTCATTCCTGTGACAGTCATTTCAAGCTCCTATTCATCCATCCTCCTCACTGTTCACAGGATGAACTCAGCAGAGGGCAGAAAGAAGGCCCTGGCCACATGTTCCTCCCACATGACTGTGGTCATCCTCTTCTATGGTGCTGCTGTCTACACCTACatgctccctgcctccttccacaCCCCTGAGAAGGACATGGTTGTGTCTGTGTTTTACACAATACTCACCCCTCTGCTAAACCCACTAATCTACAGTCTTAGGAATAAGAATGTCACAGAGGCCCTGAAGAAACTTTTGGGTGTGGAACCCCTTTTCAAGAAACAGTAA
- the LOC131916054 gene encoding olfactory receptor 2T29-like isoform X2, whose translation MNIITWMSNYTGQSDFNLVGFFSQSKHPALLAVVIFVVFLMALSGNALLILLIISDTRLQTPMYFFISQLSLMDMMYISVTVPKMLMDQVLGSHKISAVACGIQMFLYVTLAGSEFFLLATMSYDRYVAICHPLRYPVLMNRRVCLLLMSVCWFLGSLDGFMFTPVTMTFPFCGSHEIHHFFCEVPAVTKLSCSDTWLYETLMYLCCVLMLLIPVTVISSSYSFILLTVIRMNSAEGRKKALATCSSHMTVVILFYGAAVYTYMLPASFHTPEKDMVVSVFYTILTPLLNPLIYSLRNKNVTEALKKLLT comes from the exons ATGAACATCATTACCTGGATGAGCAACTACACTGGACAGTCAGATTTCAACCTGGTGGGATTCTTCAGTCAGTCCAAACATCCTGCCCTGCTTGCTGTGGTCATATTTGTGGTTTTCCTGATGGCCTTGTCTGGGAATGCCCTCCTGATCCTTCTGataatctctgacacccgcctcCAAACACCCATGTACTTTTTCATCAGCCAGTTATCTCTCATGGACATGATGTACATTTCTGTCACTGTGCCCAAGATGCTCATGGACCAGGTCCTTGGGAGCCACAAGATTTCAGCTGTAGCCTGTGGGATACAGATGTTTCTCTATGTGACACTAGCAGGTTCAGAATTTTTCCTCTTGGCTACCATGTcttatgaccgctatgtggccatctgccatCCACTCCGTTATCCTGTTCTCATGAACCGTAGAGTGTGTCTCCTCCTGATGTCTGTCTGTTGGTTCCTGGGATCCTTGGATGGCTTTATGTTCACTCCTGTCACCATGACCTTCCCATTCTGTGGATCCCATGAGATCCATCACTTTTTCTGTGAGGTCCCTGCTGTGACAAAGCTCTCCTGTTCAGACACCTGGCTGTATGAGACCCTCATGTACCTGTGCTGTGTGCTCATGCTTCTCATTCCTGTGACAGTCATATCAAGCTCCTATTCATTCATCCTCCTCACAGTTATCAGGATGAACTCGGCAGAGGGCAGGAAGAAGGCCCTGGCCACCTGCTCTTCCCACATGACTGTGGTCATCCTCTTCTATGGTGCTGCTGTCTACACCTACatgctccctgcctccttccacaCCCCTGAGAAGGACATGGTTGTGTCTGTGTTTTACACAATACTCACCCCTCTGCTGAACCCACTAATCTACAGTCTTAGGAATAAGAATGTCACGGAGGCTCTGAAGAAACT GCTGACTTGA
- the LOC131916053 gene encoding olfactory receptor 2T29-like: protein MNIITWMSNYTGQSDFTLVGFFSQSKHPALLAVVTFVVFLTALSGNALLILLIISDTRLHTPMYFFISQLSLMDMMYISVTVPKMLMDQVLGNHKISAAACGIQMFLYLTLGGSEFFLLAAMSYDRYVAICHPLRYPVLMNRRVCLLLMSVCWFLGSLDGFMLTPVTMTFPFCGSHEIHHFFCEVPAVTKLSCSDTRLYETLMYLCCVLMLLIPVTVISSSYSSILLTVHRMNSSEGRKKALVTCSSHMTVVILFYGAAVYTYMLPASFHTPEKDMVVSVFYTILTPLLNPLIYSLRNKNVMEALKKLLGMESLFKK, encoded by the coding sequence ATGAACATCATTACCTGGATGAGCAACTACACTGGACAGTCAGATTTCACCCTGGTGGGATTCTTCAGTCAATCCAAACACCCTGCTCTGCTTGCTGTGGTCACATTTGTGGTTTTCCTGACGGCCTTGTCTGGGAATGCCCTCCTGATCCTTCTGATAATCTCTGACACACGcctccacacacccatgtacttttTCATCAGCCAGTTATCCCTTATGGATATGATGTACATTTCTGTCACTGTGCCCAAGATGCTCATGGACCAGGTCCTTGGGAACCACAAGATCTCAGCTGCTGCCTGTGGGATACAGATGTTCCTATACTTGACACTAGGAGGATCAGAATTTTTCCTTTTGGCTGCCATGTcttatgaccgctatgtggccatctgccatCCACTCCGTTATCCTGTCCTCATGAACCGTAGAGTGTGTCTCCTTCTGATGTCTGTCTGTTGGTTCCTGGGATCCCTGGATGGCTTCATGCTCACTCCTGTCACCATGACCTTCCCATTCTGCGGATCCCATGAGATCCATCACTTCTTCTGTGAGGTCCCTGCTGTGACAAAGCTCTCCTGCTCAGACACCCGGCTCTATGAGACCCTCATGTACCTGTGCTGTGTGCTCATGCTTCTCATTCCTGTGACAGTCATTTCAAGCTCCTATTCATCCATCCTCCTCACTGTTCACAGGATGAACTCGTCAGAGGGCAGGAAGAAGGCCCTAGTCACCTGCTCTTCCCACATGACTGTGGTCATCCTCTTCTATGGTGCTGCTGTCTACACCTACatgctccctgcctccttccacaCCCCTGAGAAGGACATGGTTGTGTCTGTGTTTTACACAATACTCACCCCTCTGCTGAACCCACTAATCTACAGTCTTAGGAATAAGAATGTCATGGAGGCGCTGAAGAAACTGTTGGGAATGGAATCCCTTTTCAAGAAATAA